The Mucilaginibacter gracilis genomic interval TTTTGGTACTGTAAAAAGGCGAAAACAAATTGGCAACATCATCATCAAATATACCGCTGCCTGTATCTGTTATCGTTACGGTTTTTTCAACTTCATTTACACTAAGCTCAATAGTTCCAATCTCATCAATTGCTTCAATACTGTTTTTAACAATGTTTATAATGGCCTGCTCCAATAGCTGTTCGTCGGCCATAATGTAAATGGGTTGGGCGGGCAGGTTAAATATCAACTCAATATTTTTGGCCCCTGCCTGCAAACTCATTAAATTAACTACGTTACTTAAAAGTGTATTTAAATTAATGCGTTGTTTATTGGGCAATGGCAGTTTAACCAGTTCGGCAAAATTGCGCATAAATAAATTGAGGTTTTGGTTACGATCGACAGCAACCTGCAAGGCATCCTTAATCGAATTAAACTGATGATTTGCCCAAAGCTGGTGCGTAATAAGCGCCGATTGCATGATAGAATTTACCGGCCCAATGGTATTATTTACTTCGTGAGCCATCATCCGTATTACTTTGCCATACACATTTTTTTCGGCAGCCAAAATCTCCGCCGTTAGTTCTTCTATCATTATAAATTGCCTCGAAAAACCCCGGTCAATAAAATGTGCTTTTTGCAATTTAAAGGTGCTCATGCCATCCGGCTTTACAACCCGGGCTTCGCCTACAGGCAAATTCCGGATATTTTTAAACAAGGGCTGGGGCAATTGGTCAATTAAAAAACCCTGTAATTGAGCAGCATCGGCACCTAATATTTCTAAAGCTTTTGGGTTAAGATGTTCAATCCCGTGGTCATGGTTTAAAATTATAATACCCGTTGGCGATGTATAGATAAGCTTTTCTAAAAAAAAATGCTGTTGCTCCTGCCGCGTGCGCTCAACCCGCAACTCATCTATCATTTGGTTGTATACTGTTATCAGTTGGTCTACCTCGTGTTTCCCGGTAGTTAAAAACTTAACATTAAAGTCGCGGTCTTTAATGGCTTCGATGCCTTGCATCAGGTATTTAAGCGGTTTAATGAGTTGGCTGTAAAGTTGGGTAGCAATCACCAAAGAAACAATGATAAGTGCTTCCGATGCGATAAAGTATATCTTTTTTTCGGTAAAAATAAACCAAGTAAGTACCAGGGTAACTAAGTGCAAAATAGCAACAAACAAAATATACTTAGTCCTCAGTTTCATCATAAGGAATTTGGTATTTATCCAATCGGCGGTATAACGCACTGCGGGTTATGCCCAATGATGCCGCCGCCCGCGATATTTTATTTTTATGATATTCCATAGCGCGCTTTATCATTGCTACCTCAACTTCTTCTAAAGTTAATGTGCCAACGCCGGGCAACTGTGTATCTCCTCTTTTTACCGGTGAGCTTTCCAGTTGTGTTTGAAAATCCTCAATATTCAACTCATCTTTTTTACTTATCAAAATGGTGCGTTCAACCAGGTTTTTTAACTGGCGTATATTACCCGGTAAAGGTAATTGCTGCAACCATTTGATGGCATTACGGTTAACACTAAGTAAAGGGCGGTTGTAAATTTCTTTTAAATTATCTACAAAAAAGCTTACCAGCAAAGGTATATCTGCGGGCCGTTTACGCAGGGGCGGCAAATTAATGGTGATGAGGTTAATGCGGTATAAAAGGTCTTCCCTAAATGTGCCGCGGTTTACCATTTCGTCAAGGTTTTTATTGGTGGCGCAAACCACGCGTATATCTACAGCTTTGGTGCGGCTGCTTCCCAATACTTCGTAAGTTCTGTCTTGCAAAACACGTAATAGTTTAACCTGGCTGCTGGCATCCAGGTCGCCTATCTCATCTAAAAAAATAGTTCCTTTGTTAGCCATTTCAAAACGACCAACCCTATCAAAACGGGCGTCGGTAAATGCGCCGCGCATGTGCCCAAACATCTCACTTTCAAACAGGGAGGTTGATATACCGCCAAGGTTAACTTTAACAAAGGGTTTATTACGGCGCGCACTGTTTTGATGAATAGCTTCGGCAATTAACTCTTTACCGGTGCCACTTTCGCCCATTATCAAAATGGATGCGCCGGTATCGGCCACACGGCCAATAGTTTCCAGTATATTCAATATTTGCGCATCTTGGCCAACAATATGTTTAAAATTATAGGTTTTATCCAGTTCGCGACGGGTGCGGTGCTCCGCTTTTTTATCTTGCAGATCCAGCAATGTTTTTACCGATTGCAACAAATGCTCGTTGTTCCAGGGTTTATTAATAAAATCATTGGCTCCGGCTTTCATGCCCTGCACGGCCAGTTCAATACTGCCCCAGCCGGTTATCAATATAACAGGGATGGCGGCATACTGTTGTTTAAGCTTAAACAGCAGTGCCATCCCCTCTTTACCAGATGTATCAGCCGAGTAATTGAGGTCGAGAATGATAAGTTCAACGGTTTGCCGGTTAACAATTTTTAAAGCTTCGGCGGGGCCACTTGCTACGCAAACACCGTAACCGTTGCTTTCAAACAACAGCACCAGCGAGGTGCGTACCGCTATATCATCGTCAATTATCAGTATCATAAATTTCGGCTCAAGATCGTAAAATTATTCCTCGTGCAAGGCAACAGCCGGATAAATTGCCGCAGCCTGCCTACCCGGATAAAGCGAGCAAACCAGCACCAGCAAATAAATAAATACAATGGCCAGTATTATAGCGGTAATATATACCCCGGCGGCCAAATCAAACACATGCAGTAGCGGAAACTGCACAGCAAAAAATGCGCCTACTATTAAGGATAGCGAAGCCAGCACCAATGATTCGGCCACTATTTGCCCCGATACCGCATTGCCGCTGGCGCCTATTGCGCGGCGAAGGCCAATTTCGCCTTTGCGTTTATTGATGTTATACCAAAGCACGCCAAACAAGCCTAATGCCACGTTAATGATGAGGAAACCGGCCACCGTTAATAAAATAACCATAGGTATTACGGTGGATTTGTTGACATCCTGGCGCATGGAAGGCAGGTGTACAATTTCTACCGACGCAGTTTTCATGTAATTGGTTAAGGTTTTATACAGGCGGCTCTCAAAGGCGGCATCGGCATTAGGGGTTACTTTAATAACCATTTGACCGATATAGCGGAAAGCCCCGGTATCAATTGGGTTAAATATGGCCCGGCCCGCTTTATAGTAATCGCCTTTGTCTTTCATATCCTGCA includes:
- a CDS encoding ABC transporter permease, giving the protein MFKHLFKLIWNKKKQNSLLITEMLISFMVMFAVFTLIVNYYRNYNTPMGFTYNHVWAVNYDDHQQFKNTDSLTLYYETLRKTIKSMPQIVEVSFAGGNIPFSDNTNSTGFTYKGHQISRINNYKVGAGYKDVFDMNVLEGRWFNSGDKAAAHRPVVINETLKNELFGNGRALGQIIGDRDKEKGKLQIIGVVQDMKDKGDYYKAGRAIFNPIDTGAFRYIGQMVIKVTPNADAAFESRLYKTLTNYMKTASVEIVHLPSMRQDVNKSTVIPMVILLTVAGFLIINVALGLFGVLWYNINKRKGEIGLRRAIGASGNAVSGQIVAESLVLASLSLIVGAFFAVQFPLLHVFDLAAGVYITAIILAIVFIYLLVLVCSLYPGRQAAAIYPAVALHEE
- a CDS encoding sensor histidine kinase, which codes for MMKLRTKYILFVAILHLVTLVLTWFIFTEKKIYFIASEALIIVSLVIATQLYSQLIKPLKYLMQGIEAIKDRDFNVKFLTTGKHEVDQLITVYNQMIDELRVERTRQEQQHFFLEKLIYTSPTGIIILNHDHGIEHLNPKALEILGADAAQLQGFLIDQLPQPLFKNIRNLPVGEARVVKPDGMSTFKLQKAHFIDRGFSRQFIMIEELTAEILAAEKNVYGKVIRMMAHEVNNTIGPVNSIMQSALITHQLWANHQFNSIKDALQVAVDRNQNLNLFMRNFAELVKLPLPNKQRINLNTLLSNVVNLMSLQAGAKNIELIFNLPAQPIYIMADEQLLEQAIINIVKNSIEAIDEIGTIELSVNEVEKTVTITDTGSGIFDDDVANLFSPFYSTKKDGQGIGLTLVREILLSHGWQFSLKTVGFRQTVFSISY
- a CDS encoding sigma-54-dependent transcriptional regulator; amino-acid sequence: MILIIDDDIAVRTSLVLLFESNGYGVCVASGPAEALKIVNRQTVELIILDLNYSADTSGKEGMALLFKLKQQYAAIPVILITGWGSIELAVQGMKAGANDFINKPWNNEHLLQSVKTLLDLQDKKAEHRTRRELDKTYNFKHIVGQDAQILNILETIGRVADTGASILIMGESGTGKELIAEAIHQNSARRNKPFVKVNLGGISTSLFESEMFGHMRGAFTDARFDRVGRFEMANKGTIFLDEIGDLDASSQVKLLRVLQDRTYEVLGSSRTKAVDIRVVCATNKNLDEMVNRGTFREDLLYRINLITINLPPLRKRPADIPLLVSFFVDNLKEIYNRPLLSVNRNAIKWLQQLPLPGNIRQLKNLVERTILISKKDELNIEDFQTQLESSPVKRGDTQLPGVGTLTLEEVEVAMIKRAMEYHKNKISRAAASLGITRSALYRRLDKYQIPYDETED